ATGAGGTCATAAAACAGGGCATAAAAAAAGGCGGTCAATTGACCGCCTTACTCAACTCATATCATCGCGTGGATTATGATTTTTTCTTGTCGCGGCTGTGTAGACCACGTTTCTCAAGACCACGGTAGATCAGCTGTTGCTGGAGGATGGTCACCAGGTTGCTGACGATATAGTACAGCACCAGACCTGATGGGAACCACAAGAAGAACACCGTGAAGATGACCGGCATAAAGGTCATGATCTTTTGCTGCATCGGGTCAGTGACTGTGGTTGGCGACATCTTCTGAATGAAGAACATCGTGATACCCATCAGAATTGGCAAGATGTAGTACGGGTCTTGTGCGGCTAAGTCATGGATCCACAGTGCGAACGGCGCTTGACGCAGTTCCACAGAGCCCATCAGCATGTAATACAGTGCCAAGAAGATAGGCATCTGAATTACCAGCGGGAGACAACCACCCAGCGGGTTAACTTTCTCTGATTTGTACAGCGCCATCATTTCTTGGCTCATGCGCTGTTTGTCGTCACCAATACGCTCACGCATTGCGGCCAGTTTCGGCTGCAGCATACGCATTTTCGCCATGGAGGTGTACTGCGCTTTAGTCAGCGGGTACATGATGCCACGAACGATGAAGGTGATAACGATAATCGAGAAGCCCCAGTTACCGATAAAGCTGTGAATGAACTGCAGCAGCTTAAACAGTGGCTGAGAAATGAACCACAACCATCCGTAGTCTACGGTCAAGTCCAAGTGAGGTGCTACGGCAGCCATATCACTCTGGATTTCAGGACCAACCCACAGGGTTGCGTTCAGGTTTTTCTCGGTGCCAGGAGCAACAACGACAGGTTCAGCTTTAAAGCCAATCGTTGAAAGTCCGTTACCCAGATTAGCGGTGTAGAACTGGTTGGTACCGTTTGTTGCTGGGATCCATGCGGTTGCAAAGTATTGCTGCAACATGGCAACCCAACCGCCTTTAGTGGTGATATTCAGCGGGTCTTTATCAAACGCGTATTTCTGATATTTATCATCGCTTGAAGAATACGCCGCACCACGGAAGGTATGCAGAGCAAAGTTGTTGCTGCCGGTATCTTTGTGTTTTGGCAGGTCGATAGACTGCTTCAACTGACCGAACAGAGTCAGATCCAACGGCTGTGCGCTGGCGTTCTTAACGTTGTAGTCCACGCCAATTGCGTAGTCACCGCGTTTAAGAACGAAGGTC
This is a stretch of genomic DNA from Hafnia alvei. It encodes these proteins:
- the yidC gene encoding membrane protein insertase YidC, which codes for MDSQRNLLLIALLFVSFMIWQAWQTDNNPQPTAQTAGQTANTTTADASSQAVPESGQGKMITVKTDVLSLTINTRGGDIEQANLLAYPATLGSDQPFQLLETTPNFIYQAQSGLTGKNGPDNPANGDRPLYAADQTSFELVNGQDELRIPLTYTAKDGVVYTKTFVLKRGDYAIGVDYNVKNASAQPLDLTLFGQLKQSIDLPKHKDTGSNNFALHTFRGAAYSSSDDKYQKYAFDKDPLNITTKGGWVAMLQQYFATAWIPATNGTNQFYTANLGNGLSTIGFKAEPVVVAPGTEKNLNATLWVGPEIQSDMAAVAPHLDLTVDYGWLWFISQPLFKLLQFIHSFIGNWGFSIIVITFIVRGIMYPLTKAQYTSMAKMRMLQPKLAAMRERIGDDKQRMSQEMMALYKSEKVNPLGGCLPLVIQMPIFLALYYMLMGSVELRQAPFALWIHDLAAQDPYYILPILMGITMFFIQKMSPTTVTDPMQQKIMTFMPVIFTVFFLWFPSGLVLYYIVSNLVTILQQQLIYRGLEKRGLHSRDKKKS